The sequence below is a genomic window from Gossypium hirsutum isolate 1008001.06 chromosome A11, Gossypium_hirsutum_v2.1, whole genome shotgun sequence.
ACTGCACCCTTCGATTTCTCACGCTTTTTGGGGCTAATGGAGAAGCACTTAAAAACGGAGCCGTTCGAACAGCAGTTGCGCGATGCGTTCAAGGTGCTGGATAAGGAGGCGACCGGCTTTGTCTTGGTGTCGGATCTTAAACACATTTTGACCAGCGTCGGGGAGAAGCTGGAGCCCACAGAGTTCGATGATTGGATCAAGGGAGTCGATGTTGGCTCCGATGGGAAGCTCAAATACGATGATTTCATTGCCAAGATGGTTGCTAAGTGACACAAAAGATCATTCAatatttcttatgttttgttcttCCTTTGTCAACAAatgcttttttcttcttcttttataattTCAACATTAGTGTTTAAATGTTTCGGCAATTTCAACAAAAtccttttcaaataaaaaatttagatcaAAATATTATGATTCGATTctgaaaagggaaaagaaattcGCTTTGTagtgattttagtttttgtaattTGAAATCAACATTGTAATTAAAcagttgtttatttttttaatatcaatATCAATTTTTCAATGAACATTAGGTAGATTTATAGGGCATACACGAACACATACTTTACAATCAATGcatttatcaaattcaaaatgGAAACACTCTGATATAATTAATCTTTCATAAGAACATTGGATAGTAAACAATTTGTGTGCGATAAGATAATCATAAAACCTTGGCAACGTACCTTGTTGTTCGAACTGTTTGCTGGCTATAATTCATGAACCCAATTACCATAGGGAACATATTGTAAATAACTATGagtaattttatgtttgtttatttttcttatttgaaCCAATTCATGAATTTCATGTTCTTTTTAGGGTAAAGTACAAAAATTGTAACTAAAGTATTGTTTgtgttctattttggtcaccgaacttttaattttttttatttattttagttactaaactattcaaaatcaaattttttgatCATTGAATGTTAGCAGTTGTTCAAAATTTGACTTAACAAAAGTTCTGATGTGATTTTTTTATTGGTGTAATGACAATTTAAACCCTTTATTATTCacaaattttgtcattttaacgCTTCTCTTTAGACTCGTATTATgttctttttaaatttatgagtaaaaaattgttttacttgaatttagtTTGATCCAAAAGCCACTTATGaacaatatttaactt
It includes:
- the LOC121209530 gene encoding probable calcium-binding protein CML13 — encoded protein: MGLTEDQKNAMKEAFTLFDTDSDGKIAPTELGVLMRSLGGNPTQAKLKEIVAQEKLTAPFDFSRFLGLMEKHLKTEPFEQQLRDAFKVLDKEATGFVLVSDLKHILTSVGEKLEPTEFDDWIKGVDVGSDGKLKYDDFIAKMVAK